The following proteins are co-located in the Candidatus Deferrimicrobiaceae bacterium genome:
- the epmA gene encoding EF-P lysine aminoacylase EpmA: MRQRAVILEQTRAFFRARGFLEVDTPLALACPNIDPNIYPVTIADAAGRSRPFYLHTSPELSMKKLLAAGSGDIFYLGKVFRDREGSPLHCPEFTMLEWYRVGGSANDVMRDVEALARELAQSVSGKPEIVRDGAAIPLSGSWGRWELADAFAEALDCAATDEAGIRRALEKKGHRPGVSEDWEALFFRAYVDVIEPALRSKGACFLTGFPAPLAAMAKRRMDDPSISERFEGYVSGIELVNGYEELTDPAEQEQRLLELAERHRGNTGEILPVDPEFLDALRAGLPPCSGAALGFDRLAMLLLERDDIADVSYR, translated from the coding sequence TTGCGCCAAAGGGCCGTAATCCTCGAGCAGACCCGGGCATTCTTCCGGGCCCGCGGCTTTCTCGAGGTCGACACGCCCCTCGCCCTTGCCTGCCCGAACATCGACCCCAACATCTATCCGGTGACGATCGCCGATGCGGCGGGACGAAGCCGCCCTTTCTACCTTCACACCTCCCCCGAGTTGTCGATGAAGAAGCTTCTGGCCGCGGGCTCGGGCGACATCTTCTACCTCGGCAAGGTGTTCCGCGACCGGGAGGGCTCGCCGCTTCACTGCCCCGAGTTCACGATGCTCGAATGGTACCGGGTCGGCGGGTCGGCCAACGACGTCATGCGCGACGTCGAGGCGCTGGCGCGGGAGCTGGCGCAATCCGTCTCCGGGAAGCCGGAGATCGTCCGGGACGGCGCCGCGATTCCCCTTTCGGGAAGCTGGGGGCGATGGGAGCTGGCCGACGCCTTCGCCGAGGCGCTGGACTGCGCGGCCACCGACGAGGCGGGGATCCGGCGGGCGCTCGAGAAGAAGGGGCACCGGCCGGGCGTGTCCGAAGACTGGGAAGCGCTGTTCTTCCGGGCGTACGTCGACGTGATCGAGCCCGCGCTGCGCTCGAAGGGCGCCTGCTTCCTCACCGGCTTTCCCGCGCCGCTGGCGGCGATGGCGAAGCGCCGAATGGACGATCCGTCGATTTCCGAGCGCTTCGAAGGATACGTTTCCGGCATCGAACTGGTCAACGGGTACGAAGAGCTGACCGACCCGGCAGAACAGGAGCAACGGCTGCTGGAACTTGCGGAACGACACCGCGGGAATACCGGTGAAATCCTCCCGGTCGATCCCGAATTCCTCGACGCGTTGCGCGCGGGACTTCCGCCCTGCTCCGGGGCCGCGCTGGGGTTCGACCGGCTCGCGATGCTGCTCCTCGAACGCGACGACATCGCCGACGTCAGCTACCGCTAA
- a CDS encoding HlyD family secretion protein, whose protein sequence is MAADSPGTASPAAASPDNGNGPPKASRKRAALATFMLVTILVVGVGIAYWWYKQTHIDTDDAFVDGRVYAVSARIPGTVAQLLIDDNQPVKKGDVLLRIDAEPYAVRESGAKAGIDMAAAEIAAANSDVAAANSDLSAARRDVEAARRDRDAAESQLAQAHTAIDAAKARVTLSAAQLAQAVRDADRAKALFGRGAVSRERNEKAQTALDVARAQDALAKEEQRIAEAAVPTQQAIVAQRGAMISQKEARVVQVQSVIAQRHSRVTQQEAGISQRRSVLTEAKLNRGYTEIVSPADGFVTRRNVEVGQVVAPGQSLLAVAALDNLWIVANYKETQLDKIKPGQRVRIAPDSRRGREFAGRVDSIMAGTGSAFSLFPPENATGNYVKVVQRVPVKILLDPGEDPGHLLRIGMSVVPTVLVK, encoded by the coding sequence ATGGCAGCGGACAGCCCCGGAACCGCGTCTCCCGCGGCCGCGTCCCCGGACAACGGGAACGGCCCCCCGAAAGCCTCCCGGAAACGGGCGGCGCTCGCCACGTTCATGCTCGTCACGATTCTGGTGGTCGGGGTCGGGATCGCCTACTGGTGGTACAAGCAGACGCACATCGACACCGACGACGCCTTCGTCGACGGGCGCGTTTACGCCGTATCCGCCCGGATCCCGGGGACCGTCGCGCAGCTTTTGATCGACGACAACCAGCCGGTCAAAAAAGGCGACGTGCTCCTCCGGATCGATGCCGAGCCGTACGCCGTCCGCGAATCGGGCGCGAAGGCCGGCATCGACATGGCCGCGGCCGAGATCGCCGCCGCGAATTCCGACGTCGCCGCCGCGAATTCCGACCTGTCCGCCGCCCGGCGCGACGTCGAGGCCGCGCGCCGCGACCGCGACGCCGCGGAATCGCAGCTGGCCCAGGCGCACACCGCCATCGATGCGGCCAAGGCCCGGGTCACGCTCTCCGCCGCGCAGCTCGCCCAGGCCGTCCGCGACGCCGATCGGGCCAAGGCGCTCTTCGGCCGGGGAGCCGTCAGCCGCGAGCGGAACGAGAAGGCGCAGACCGCGCTCGACGTCGCCCGGGCGCAGGATGCGCTGGCGAAGGAAGAGCAGCGGATCGCCGAAGCCGCCGTCCCGACGCAGCAGGCGATAGTGGCGCAGCGCGGCGCGATGATCTCGCAGAAGGAAGCGCGCGTCGTCCAGGTCCAGTCCGTGATCGCCCAGCGCCATTCGCGCGTGACGCAGCAGGAGGCGGGAATCTCGCAGCGCCGGTCCGTGCTCACCGAGGCGAAGCTCAACCGGGGCTACACCGAGATCGTCTCCCCGGCCGACGGTTTCGTCACGCGAAGGAACGTCGAGGTGGGACAGGTCGTCGCCCCGGGGCAGTCGCTCCTGGCCGTGGCCGCGCTCGACAACCTGTGGATCGTCGCCAACTACAAGGAAACGCAGCTCGACAAGATCAAGCCGGGGCAGCGGGTGCGCATCGCGCCTGACAGCCGCCGCGGCCGCGAGTTCGCCGGAAGGGTCGACAGCATCATGGCCGGCACGGGATCGGCGTTCTCGCTCTTCCCGCCCGAGAACGCCACGGGCAACTACGTGAAGGTCGTCCAGCGCGTCCCCGTCAAGATCCTGCTCGACCCGGGGGAGGACCCCGGCCACCTGCTCCGGATCGGCATGTCGGTCGTTCCGACGGTGCTCGTGAAGTAG
- a CDS encoding DHA2 family efflux MFS transporter permease subunit, with the protein MNGGNKGGNGRIGNAIGAMQGNKWIIALTVMLPTLIEIIDTSVANVSLDHIRGSLSAGIDESAWVLTSYLVSNAVVIPMTGWLARTFGRKRYMIFSVSLFTFASLMCGAAQSLNMLIFFRVLQGIGGGGLQPMSQSVLLETFPPKEHGMAMALFGIGAMFGPIAGPLMGGYITDMMSWRWIFYINIPIGLFAIFMVSIFIEDPAYIRDAVKTKPDRWGIALLVVWVGSLQMILDKGQREDWFQSEFILVLSAVALLALLAFVMVELWFAEHPVVDLRVFRNVSFTTGNALMFIAFFNLMGSIVLLPLYAQMLLGYTATLAGYVLSPGGVATLVCMPITGRLITNHNPKYILFLGIGLCAVATHLMSQFTLGADFAALMWPRIVLGFGMGFLFIPLTTLTLSSIPKREMGNATSAYNLLRNLGGSVGIAFSTTIFGRRAQLHQAHLTEHLTWFDRGFTEAIARGRMLMGHGMPELAASADRMTMGRLYAQAVRQATMMGFNDAFWILSMLMFGILPLILLLKRPAHQTGDLPPAH; encoded by the coding sequence ATGAACGGGGGCAACAAGGGGGGGAACGGCCGCATCGGCAACGCCATCGGGGCGATGCAGGGCAACAAGTGGATCATCGCGCTGACGGTCATGCTGCCCACGCTGATCGAGATCATCGACACCAGCGTCGCCAACGTCTCGCTCGATCACATCCGCGGCTCCCTCTCGGCCGGCATCGACGAGTCCGCCTGGGTGCTCACCTCCTACCTCGTCTCGAACGCGGTCGTCATCCCGATGACCGGCTGGCTCGCCCGCACGTTCGGCCGGAAGCGCTACATGATCTTCTCGGTGTCCCTGTTCACCTTCGCGTCGCTCATGTGCGGCGCCGCGCAGTCGCTCAACATGCTCATCTTCTTTCGAGTGCTCCAGGGGATCGGCGGCGGCGGCCTCCAGCCGATGTCGCAGTCGGTGCTGCTCGAGACGTTCCCGCCGAAGGAGCACGGCATGGCCATGGCGCTCTTCGGGATCGGCGCGATGTTCGGCCCCATCGCAGGGCCGTTGATGGGCGGCTACATCACCGACATGATGTCGTGGCGCTGGATCTTCTACATCAACATCCCGATCGGGCTGTTCGCCATCTTCATGGTCTCGATCTTCATCGAGGACCCGGCCTACATCCGCGACGCGGTCAAGACGAAGCCCGACCGCTGGGGCATCGCGCTGCTCGTCGTGTGGGTCGGCTCCCTCCAGATGATCCTCGACAAGGGGCAGCGCGAAGACTGGTTCCAGTCCGAGTTCATCCTGGTCCTGTCCGCGGTCGCCCTCCTCGCGCTCCTCGCCTTCGTCATGGTCGAGCTCTGGTTCGCCGAGCACCCGGTCGTCGACCTGCGCGTCTTCCGGAACGTCTCCTTCACCACCGGCAACGCGCTCATGTTCATCGCCTTCTTCAACCTGATGGGCAGCATCGTCCTGCTGCCGCTCTACGCCCAGATGCTGCTGGGCTACACGGCCACCCTCGCGGGATACGTGCTCTCGCCCGGCGGCGTCGCCACGCTCGTCTGCATGCCGATCACCGGCCGGCTGATCACGAACCACAACCCGAAGTACATCCTCTTCTTGGGGATCGGCCTTTGCGCAGTCGCCACGCATCTCATGTCGCAGTTCACGCTGGGCGCCGACTTCGCCGCGCTCATGTGGCCGCGCATCGTCCTGGGATTCGGCATGGGCTTCCTCTTCATCCCGCTGACGACGCTGACGCTCTCCTCGATCCCCAAGCGCGAGATGGGCAACGCCACCTCGGCCTATAACCTGCTGCGCAACCTCGGCGGCTCGGTCGGCATCGCCTTTTCCACGACGATCTTCGGCCGTCGCGCCCAGCTCCACCAGGCGCACCTCACCGAGCACCTCACCTGGTTCGATCGCGGCTTCACCGAGGCGATCGCCCGGGGACGGATGCTGATGGGCCACGGGATGCCCGAGCTCGCGGCATCCGCCGACAGGATGACGATGGGGCGCCTTTACGCCCAGGCGGTCCGTCAGGCGACGATGATGGGTTTCAACGACGCCTTCTGGATCCTGTCGATGCTGATGTTCGGGATCCTCCCCCTGATCCTGCTGCTCAAGCGGCCCGCGCACCAGACCGGCGACCTGCCGCCCGCGCATTGA
- a CDS encoding TolC family protein, producing the protein MSPSIRRETVLSLSARLFAENPMRRALFRTMTAVLALSVAAGTAFAAAPEEWTLEQVVETALANHPLIAQADAETRAARGRQTQAASGFYPSVTGSAGLFRSRAWSQLAQQSTTINNLSLSGSLNYVISDFGRTSASVGQADALLAAAKSSGRLTRSDVAFGARLAYINVLRAQRVLDVRNETGHQRQALLTQATAYYEAGLRARIDVARAEANLYQARAELAAAENDLRFARVTLLERMGLDGPPEFTLAESQVTPDTPLGSVEEWMRAAEKKRSDLRAAADRVQAADEALRQAQAGYNPVLTGSAGYGYGADDLPLRQNYGVGLQLSVPIFNGYLTRGQIAEAESRGASARYGLAALQRQVRLQVEQVSLALRLSVEQIQARKKQRDAAEENLRLATGRYEAGAGDIIEMIDAQTQASEAETALVETRYDYNTALASLSRAIGE; encoded by the coding sequence ATGTCGCCATCGATCCGGCGGGAAACGGTCTTGTCCCTTTCCGCCCGCCTGTTTGCAGAAAACCCGATGAGGCGCGCCCTGTTTCGCACGATGACCGCCGTCCTCGCCCTCTCCGTGGCCGCAGGGACGGCATTCGCGGCCGCCCCGGAGGAATGGACGCTCGAGCAGGTGGTCGAGACCGCCCTTGCCAACCACCCGCTCATCGCGCAGGCCGACGCCGAGACCCGGGCGGCCCGGGGGCGGCAAACGCAGGCCGCCTCCGGCTTTTACCCCTCCGTCACCGGATCGGCCGGCCTGTTCCGGTCGCGCGCCTGGTCGCAGCTCGCGCAGCAGAGCACCACGATCAACAACCTGTCGCTTTCGGGGTCGCTCAATTACGTCATCAGCGATTTCGGCCGGACCTCCGCTTCGGTCGGGCAGGCCGACGCGCTGCTTGCGGCTGCGAAATCGTCCGGCCGGCTGACGCGCAGCGACGTGGCGTTCGGCGCGCGCCTTGCCTACATCAACGTCCTGCGCGCGCAACGCGTGCTCGACGTCCGCAACGAGACCGGCCACCAGCGGCAGGCGCTCCTGACGCAGGCCACGGCCTATTACGAGGCGGGATTGCGTGCCCGGATTGATGTCGCGCGCGCCGAGGCCAACCTGTACCAGGCCCGGGCAGAGCTGGCCGCCGCCGAAAACGACCTGCGCTTCGCGCGCGTGACGCTGCTCGAACGCATGGGGCTCGACGGGCCGCCTGAATTTACGCTGGCGGAGAGCCAGGTCACGCCCGACACGCCGCTCGGCTCGGTGGAAGAATGGATGCGCGCCGCGGAGAAGAAACGGTCCGATTTGCGCGCCGCCGCCGACCGCGTCCAGGCGGCCGACGAGGCGCTGCGCCAGGCGCAGGCAGGATACAACCCCGTGCTGACGGGAAGCGCCGGATACGGATACGGGGCCGACGACCTCCCCCTCCGGCAGAACTACGGCGTGGGGCTCCAGCTCAGCGTCCCTATTTTCAACGGCTACCTGACGCGGGGGCAGATCGCCGAGGCCGAGTCCCGGGGCGCCTCCGCGCGCTACGGGCTGGCGGCCTTGCAGCGGCAGGTGCGGCTTCAGGTCGAGCAGGTTTCGCTGGCGCTGCGCCTTTCAGTCGAGCAGATCCAGGCACGCAAGAAACAGCGCGACGCCGCCGAGGAAAATCTCCGGCTGGCGACGGGCCGCTATGAAGCGGGCGCGGGCGACATCATCGAGATGATCGACGCCCAGACGCAGGCGAGCGAGGCCGAGACCGCGCTCGTCGAAACCCGGTACGACTACAACACCGCCCTCGCCTCGCTTTCGCGCGCGATCGGGGAATAA
- a CDS encoding efflux RND transporter periplasmic adaptor subunit produces the protein MPMTLARRAALLVPIIVLLAAAGCGAKKAEAPKGGTAKTPPAPVTVLVEAARRTPITRKVEFVGTLAGVDQVTLASEVDGTVQRVNADLGDPVRRGQTLLTIVPDEFRFRQEQAKADADQTAAKLGIAPDAVGVDIDRTSLVRKAQADYANAKTDYERRKGLVEKKLIARKELDDAEARLLMAEANVAAAREEANTQLATLRGKRAQAQLAAKKVRDTEVRSPIDGSVEAKLVSAGEYVKTGAPLFRVVNDRPVKMVGDVPEYYAVQVRRGQTVELTVDGQPGRVFRGTLSRVSPSSNVANRAVQVEVLFPNAGHELKPGFFGKGAVLIRTDPNGVTVPKEAMVTFAGVDKLFVVEGGKAVERKVKPGDDLGARVEIAEGLRAGESVAITNTGKLFTGAPVVVSAGTGKAAR, from the coding sequence ATGCCCATGACCCTGGCGCGACGCGCCGCGCTGCTCGTCCCGATCATCGTCCTTCTTGCCGCCGCCGGGTGCGGCGCCAAGAAGGCGGAAGCCCCGAAGGGGGGCACGGCCAAGACACCCCCGGCGCCCGTCACGGTGCTGGTCGAGGCGGCGCGCCGTACCCCGATCACGCGCAAGGTCGAGTTCGTCGGGACGCTGGCCGGCGTCGACCAGGTGACGCTCGCTTCCGAGGTCGACGGTACCGTCCAGAGGGTGAACGCCGACCTCGGCGACCCGGTGCGCCGGGGGCAGACGCTGCTCACGATCGTTCCCGACGAGTTCCGCTTCCGTCAGGAGCAAGCCAAGGCCGACGCCGACCAGACCGCGGCCAAGCTGGGCATCGCGCCCGACGCCGTGGGCGTCGACATCGACCGGACGTCGCTGGTGCGGAAGGCGCAGGCCGACTACGCCAACGCGAAGACCGACTATGAGCGGCGCAAGGGGCTCGTCGAGAAGAAGCTGATCGCGCGCAAGGAGCTCGACGACGCCGAGGCGCGGCTGCTGATGGCCGAGGCCAACGTGGCGGCGGCGCGCGAGGAGGCCAACACCCAGCTCGCGACGCTGCGCGGCAAGCGGGCGCAGGCTCAGCTTGCCGCCAAGAAGGTGCGCGATACCGAGGTGCGCTCCCCCATCGACGGGTCGGTCGAGGCGAAGCTCGTGTCCGCGGGCGAATACGTCAAGACCGGCGCCCCGCTCTTCCGGGTCGTCAACGACCGGCCGGTCAAGATGGTGGGCGACGTGCCCGAATATTACGCGGTGCAGGTGCGGCGCGGCCAGACCGTCGAACTTACAGTCGACGGGCAACCGGGGCGCGTGTTCCGGGGGACGCTCTCCCGCGTCTCCCCCTCCTCGAACGTCGCCAACCGGGCGGTCCAGGTCGAGGTGCTCTTCCCCAATGCCGGGCACGAGCTGAAACCGGGCTTCTTCGGGAAGGGGGCCGTCCTGATCCGGACCGATCCCAACGGCGTGACCGTCCCGAAGGAGGCGATGGTCACCTTCGCCGGCGTCGACAAGCTGTTCGTCGTCGAAGGGGGCAAGGCGGTCGAGCGGAAGGTCAAGCCGGGCGACGACCTGGGCGCCCGCGTCGAGATCGCCGAGGGCTTGCGGGCCGGCGAGTCCGTGGCGATCACCAATACCGGCAAGCTGTTCACGGGCGCCCCGGTCGTGGTTTCGGCCGGAACGGGGAAAGCCGCCCGATGA
- a CDS encoding efflux RND transporter permease subunit: MKISEVCVRRPVFATMLAAVLIVLGAVSYYKLGVDQLPNVDIPTVTVTTTLKGASPEEIETSVTKPVEEAVNTISGIDELRSTSREGVSVVTIRFLLERDGQQAAQDVRDKVGVVVKKLPDGTDPPVIVKFDIDSAPVMTVAVSANREMKELTQIADEQIKQNIESVSGVGAVNIVGGRARAVNVYVDPARIEGYGLSIPQVKAALQAQNIEVPGGRVDAGNRELVLRTMGRMPKVPDFEQLIVANIGGRPIFLRDIGRVENGEVEARSLARLDGVPCVNLVIQKQSGTNTIEVIRRVKDRIAAIGKTLPPDIKVDPIRDQSTFILRSIDEVKLHLILGALLTSFVVLAFMGDWRSTLIASVAIPTSLIGTFTVIRMLGFTLNNMTLLGLTLAVGIVIDDAIVVLENIFRHVEEKGEPPMSAAITGTAEIGLAVSATTLSLVVIFLPLAFMYGIVGRFFNSYGITVAVAILISWFVSFTLTPMLSSRFLKVKHEKGAKKSSEGFFHRTTTTGYIGILKVALCHRWVVVVLAVAVLLAIKPLAGAIGKDFMPFDDQSEFEVYIQSPEGYTLDAVQQTYREVEADLKKVRGVEHLLTSIGNVAEGDVTQGTIYVRLVDLEKRKFTQFDVMKDVRKLMAKYPALRVSVQNISGVSMGGGRQAQLTFTVSGPDLDKLMEYGDKITEQMRKIKGFVDVDTTLSNRKPELRVYVDRKKASDLGVQVAHVASSLNVFVGGEQVSKYKEGADQYDVWLRADLASRDTAGAVANLPVPSLTQGKVRVRDVASLARELGPAQIDRTMRQRQVTLVANLDGLALGTATENVQAIIQSLNLPPQYTVQFFGRAKTMAETLSNFLIALLLSIVFMYIVLAAQFESFLHPITIMLALPISIPFALFSLLVLGETLNIYSIMGLFMLFGIVKKNGILQVDYTNTLRARGMERNQAILEANAARLRPILMTTVTLIAAMVPIALGKGPGAASRASMAKVIIGGQALCLLLTLVLTPVAYSLFDDLGNLAFMKRLRDMVGNFRDRLT; the protein is encoded by the coding sequence ATGAAGATCTCGGAGGTCTGCGTCCGCCGCCCCGTCTTCGCCACCATGCTGGCGGCAGTGCTCATCGTCCTGGGCGCCGTCTCCTATTACAAGCTGGGCGTCGACCAGCTTCCCAACGTCGACATCCCGACGGTGACGGTCACGACGACGCTCAAAGGCGCAAGCCCCGAGGAGATCGAGACCAGCGTCACCAAGCCGGTCGAGGAAGCGGTCAACACGATCTCGGGGATCGACGAGCTGCGCTCCACGTCGCGCGAGGGCGTCTCGGTCGTCACCATCCGCTTCCTGCTCGAGCGCGACGGCCAGCAGGCGGCTCAGGACGTCCGCGACAAGGTGGGCGTCGTCGTCAAGAAGCTACCCGACGGCACCGACCCGCCGGTCATCGTCAAGTTCGACATCGATTCGGCCCCCGTCATGACCGTCGCCGTCTCGGCCAACCGCGAGATGAAGGAACTGACGCAGATCGCCGACGAGCAGATCAAGCAGAACATCGAGTCGGTCAGCGGCGTCGGCGCGGTCAACATCGTCGGCGGGCGCGCGCGAGCGGTCAACGTCTATGTCGACCCGGCCCGCATCGAGGGGTACGGCCTCTCGATCCCGCAGGTCAAGGCGGCGCTCCAGGCGCAGAACATCGAGGTCCCCGGCGGTCGCGTCGACGCGGGGAACCGGGAGCTCGTGCTGCGCACGATGGGCCGGATGCCCAAGGTGCCCGACTTCGAGCAGCTCATCGTCGCCAACATCGGCGGACGCCCCATCTTCCTGCGCGACATCGGGCGGGTCGAGAACGGCGAGGTCGAGGCGCGTTCGCTGGCCCGGCTCGACGGCGTGCCGTGCGTCAACCTGGTCATCCAGAAGCAGTCCGGCACCAACACCATCGAGGTGATCCGGCGCGTCAAGGATCGGATCGCGGCGATCGGGAAGACGCTGCCGCCCGACATCAAGGTCGATCCGATCCGCGACCAGTCCACCTTCATCCTCCGCTCGATCGACGAGGTCAAGCTGCACCTCATCCTCGGCGCGTTGCTGACCTCCTTCGTCGTGCTCGCCTTCATGGGCGACTGGCGCTCCACGCTCATCGCCTCGGTGGCGATCCCCACGTCGCTCATCGGCACCTTCACCGTGATCCGGATGCTCGGCTTCACGCTCAACAACATGACGCTGCTGGGGTTGACGCTCGCCGTCGGCATCGTCATCGACGACGCCATCGTCGTGCTCGAAAATATCTTCCGCCACGTCGAGGAGAAGGGCGAACCGCCGATGTCGGCCGCGATTACGGGGACCGCCGAGATCGGGCTGGCCGTCTCCGCCACCACCCTTTCGCTCGTCGTCATCTTCCTGCCGCTCGCCTTCATGTACGGCATCGTCGGCCGATTCTTCAATTCCTACGGCATCACCGTGGCCGTCGCGATCCTCATCTCGTGGTTCGTCTCGTTCACGCTGACGCCGATGCTCTCCTCCCGCTTCCTGAAGGTGAAGCACGAAAAGGGCGCGAAGAAATCATCCGAAGGGTTCTTCCACCGGACCACGACCACGGGATACATCGGGATCCTGAAGGTCGCACTCTGTCACCGCTGGGTCGTCGTCGTCCTCGCGGTCGCGGTGCTCCTCGCCATCAAGCCGCTGGCGGGCGCCATCGGGAAGGACTTCATGCCCTTCGACGACCAGAGCGAATTCGAGGTCTACATCCAGTCTCCGGAAGGGTACACGCTCGATGCGGTGCAGCAGACCTACCGGGAGGTCGAGGCCGACCTGAAGAAGGTCCGCGGCGTCGAGCACCTGCTCACCTCGATCGGCAATGTGGCCGAAGGGGACGTGACGCAGGGCACGATCTACGTCCGGCTCGTCGATCTCGAAAAGCGGAAGTTCACGCAGTTCGACGTGATGAAGGACGTTCGCAAGCTGATGGCGAAATATCCTGCGCTGCGCGTGTCGGTCCAGAACATCAGCGGGGTCAGCATGGGGGGCGGGCGCCAGGCGCAGCTCACCTTCACGGTGAGCGGACCCGACCTCGACAAGCTGATGGAATACGGCGACAAGATCACGGAGCAGATGCGGAAGATCAAGGGATTCGTCGACGTCGACACGACGCTGTCGAACCGGAAGCCCGAGCTGCGCGTCTACGTCGACCGGAAGAAGGCGTCCGACCTGGGCGTCCAGGTGGCGCACGTCGCCTCGTCGCTCAACGTCTTCGTCGGCGGGGAGCAGGTGTCAAAGTACAAGGAGGGAGCCGACCAGTACGACGTCTGGCTCCGGGCCGACCTCGCTTCCCGCGACACCGCCGGGGCGGTCGCTAACCTGCCCGTCCCCTCGCTCACCCAGGGCAAGGTACGCGTCCGCGACGTGGCGTCTTTGGCCCGGGAGCTGGGGCCCGCCCAGATCGACCGGACGATGCGGCAGCGCCAGGTCACCCTGGTCGCCAACCTCGACGGGCTCGCGCTGGGCACCGCCACCGAGAACGTACAGGCGATCATCCAGTCGCTCAACCTGCCGCCGCAGTACACCGTCCAGTTCTTCGGGCGCGCCAAGACGATGGCCGAGACGCTTTCGAACTTCCTCATCGCGCTGCTGCTCTCGATCGTCTTCATGTATATCGTGCTGGCCGCGCAGTTCGAGAGTTTCCTGCACCCGATCACGATCATGCTGGCGCTGCCGATCTCGATCCCGTTCGCGCTCTTCTCGCTGCTGGTGCTGGGCGAGACACTCAACATCTACAGCATCATGGGGCTCTTCATGCTGTTCGGGATCGTCAAGAAGAACGGCATCCTGCAGGTCGACTACACCAACACGTTGCGCGCCCGGGGAATGGAGCGGAATCAAGCCATCCTTGAAGCCAACGCCGCACGCCTGCGGCCGATCCTCATGACGACCGTCACGCTGATCGCCGCGATGGTCCCCATCGCGCTGGGCAAGGGCCCGGGCGCCGCCTCGCGCGCCTCGATGGCGAAGGTCATCATCGGCGGGCAGGCGCTCTGCCTGCTGCTCACGCTGGTGCTGACCCCGGTCGCCTACTCGCTGTTCGACGACCTGGGCAACCTGGCCTTCATGAAGCGGTTGCGGGACATGGTGGGGAATTTCCGCGATCGGTTGACATAA
- a CDS encoding CopG family transcriptional regulator — MKRTTIFADEYLLDDLKSLARRSHSSVASVVREALEKYVAENRGNVSASPSFIGIGESSDGTVAERHEELLWRK, encoded by the coding sequence ATGAAACGGACGACCATCTTTGCCGACGAATATCTGCTCGACGACCTTAAAAGTCTGGCGCGGCGCAGCCACAGCAGCGTCGCATCGGTCGTGCGCGAGGCGCTCGAAAAATATGTCGCCGAGAACCGCGGGAACGTCTCCGCCTCGCCTTCGTTCATCGGCATCGGCGAGAGCAGCGACGGCACGGTTGCCGAGCGCCACGAAGAGCTGCTTTGGCGAAAATAA
- a CDS encoding PIN domain-containing protein yields the protein MAKISRIASPVVVDTGIIYALADRRDSWHERAVSFVRSFEGRLVVPVTVVPEACYLLNRHLFPDAEKAFIRSMVNREMHLEPVDEADMTRALELLDRYRDADIGLVDASVVAVAERLKTTRILTTDRLHFSLIRSQHCEIFELLP from the coding sequence TTGGCGAAAATAAGTCGGATCGCCTCGCCTGTGGTCGTCGATACGGGCATCATCTATGCCCTGGCCGATCGACGCGACTCGTGGCACGAGCGCGCCGTCTCGTTCGTCCGCTCGTTCGAGGGGCGCCTGGTCGTTCCCGTCACCGTCGTTCCCGAGGCCTGCTACCTGCTCAACCGACACCTGTTTCCAGACGCGGAGAAAGCCTTCATCCGGTCGATGGTCAACCGTGAAATGCATCTCGAACCGGTGGACGAGGCCGATATGACGCGCGCCCTGGAACTGCTCGACCGCTACCGGGATGCCGACATCGGCCTGGTGGACGCCTCGGTGGTCGCTGTGGCCGAACGACTCAAGACAACGCGCATCCTCACCACCGACCGGCTGCACTTTTCCCTGATCCGGTCACAGCATTGCGAAATTTTCGAACTGCTCCCGTAA